Proteins co-encoded in one Oreochromis aureus strain Israel breed Guangdong linkage group 3, ZZ_aureus, whole genome shotgun sequence genomic window:
- the LOC120439484 gene encoding histone H2A has product MSGRGKTGGKARAKAKTRSSRAGLQFPVGRVHRLLRKGNYAERVGAGAPVYLAAVLEYLTAEILELAGNAARDNKKTRIIPRHLQLAVRNDEELNKLLGGVTIAQGGVLPNIQAVLLPKKTEKPVKAK; this is encoded by the coding sequence ATGAGTGGGCGTGGCAAGACCGGAGGCAAAGCCAGAGCAAAGGCTAAGACTCGCTCATCCCGTGCCGGGCTTCAGTTCCCCGTGGGTCGTGTCCACAGACTGCTGCGCAAAGGCAACTATGCGGAGCGTGTGGGAGCCGGCGCCCCCGTTTACCTGGCAGCTGTGCTCGAGTACCTGACCGCTGAGATTCTGGAGCTGGCTGGCAACGCAGCCCGCGACAACAAGAAGACTCGCATCATCCCACGTCACCTGCAGCTGGCTGTGCGCAACGACGAGGAGCTCAACAAGCTCCTTGGGGGAGTCACTATCGCTCAGGGTGGTGTGCTGCCCAACATCCAGGCTGTGCTGCTGCCCAAGAAGACCGAGAAGCCCGTCAAGGCCAAGTAA
- the LOC120439479 gene encoding histone H3, producing the protein MARTKQTARKSTGGKAPRKQLATKAARKSAPATGGVKKPHRYRPGTVALREIRRYQKSTELLIRKLPFQRLVREIAQDFKTDLRFQSSAVMALQEASEAYLVGLFEDTNLCAIHAKRVTIMPKDIQLARRIRGERA; encoded by the coding sequence atggcAAGAACCAAGCAGACCGCTCGCAAGTCTACTGGCGGCAAAGCCCCCAGGAAGCAGCTGGCCACCAAGGCCGCTCGTAAGAGCGCCCCGGCCACCGGAGGCGTCAAGAAGCCCCATCGTTATAGGCCCGGTACCGTGGCTCTGCGCGAGATCCGCCGTTACCAGAAATCCACCGAGCTGCTCATCCGCAAGCTGCCCTTCCAGCGCCTGGTCCGCGAGATCGCTCAGGACTTCAAGACCGACCTGCGTTTCCAGAGCTCTGCCGTCATGGCTCTGCAGGAGGCCAGCGAGGCTTACCTGGTCGGACTCTTCGAGGACACCAACCTGTGCGCCATCCACGCCAAGAGGGTCACCATCATGCCCAAAGACATCCAGCTGGCTCGCCGCATCCGCGGAGAGAGAGCTTAA
- the LOC120439490 gene encoding histone H4, giving the protein MSGRGKGGKGLGKGGAKRHRKVLRDNIQGITKPAIRRLARRGGVKRISGLIYEETRGVLKVFLENVIRDAVTYTEHAKRKTVTAMDVVYALKRQGRTLYGFGG; this is encoded by the coding sequence ATGAGTGGAAGGGGCAAAGGTGGCAAGGGACTCGGCAAAGGAGGCGCCAAACGTCACCGTAAAGTTCTCCGTGATAACATCCAGGGCATCACCAAACCCGCCATCCGCCGTCTGGCTCGCCGTGGCGGAGTGAAGCGTATCTCCGGTCTGATCTATGAGGAGACTCGCGGAGTGCTGAAGGTGTTCCTGGAGAACGTCATCCGTGACGCCGTCACCTACACTGAGCACGCCAAGAGGAAGACTGTGACCGCCATGGATGTGGTGTACGCTCTGAAGAGGCAGGGCCGCACTCTGTACGGCTTCGGCGGTTAA